Genomic window (Terriglobales bacterium):
GAAGACCCCGCGACAGTGGCCGATGGTGTCGCGCACCGCGCCGTGCACCTGGGGCATGCAGCGCAGCGAGTAGGCGTCCTGCACCCGGCCGCAGTTCTTGTGCGATTCCAGGATCTGGCTGCCGCTGATCATGCGGGTCAGATTCTCCGCCGTCGTGACCTGCCCGGCGTGGGGCCGCGCCTTGTGGATGCGCGGGTCGAAGGCCCGGATACTGCCGCACAAGGAGTCGAGCGTGAGGGCGCCGATCACGTCGGCGGAATCGGCCAAGGTCTCTGCCGCCAGCACCGCCAACGTGCCCACCGCCAGCATGGCCTGGGTGCCATTAATGAGCGAAATGGCTTCCTTGGCTTCGAGGACTAGCGGATCGACGTCGGCCAGCTTGAGCGCCTGCGCCCCGGAGACTCGGCGGTGCGGCGGGTCGGCGGCGCGGCGGGCTTTGCGGGCGACGAACGCCTCGCCTTCGCCGATCAGCACCAGCGCCAGATGCGCCAGCGGCGCCAGGTCTCCGCTCGCCCCCACCGAGCCCTGGCAGGGGACCGCCGGGTGCACGCCGCGGTTGAGCAGCTCGCAGAGCTTGTCGATGACCTCGGCGCGCACGCCGGAGAATCCTTTGGCCAGGGAATTGGCCCGCAGCAGC
Coding sequences:
- a CDS encoding aromatic amino acid lyase yields the protein MKALHLTGNDLTLEDLKEVVYERRPVLLAPDARRAVERARAVVDDLIENDRVAYGVTTGVGKLSDVRIAPEQVRELQVNLLRSHAVGVGEPLPEPEVRAMMLLRANSLAKGFSGVRAEVIDKLCELLNRGVHPAVPCQGSVGASGDLAPLAHLALVLIGEGEAFVARKARRAADPPHRRVSGAQALKLADVDPLVLEAKEAISLINGTQAMLAVGTLAVLAAETLADSADVIGALTLDSLCGSIRAFDPRIHKARPHAGQVTTAENLTRMISGSQILESHKNCGRVQDAYSLRCMPQVHGAVRDTIGHCRGVF